The genomic DNA CAGAACTGCTTATGTGAGGCCATCTGCTTGCCTTTGTAATCTTTGGAAGCTTTTCTATATTCTATTTTGTATCTGAAATGTCTGTCTGGCTacttaatttataatttttttaataatacaTGGTAGGTGTGATGCCAAGAGCTTGGAAGATGCATTGATTCAGCGTGTAATGGTAACACCTGAAGAAGTCATTACAAGAACTCTTGATCCTGAATCTGCATTGGGTAGCAGGGATGCTTTGGCTAAAACTGTGTATTCTCGCTTGTTTGATTGGTACGATATTCGGCAGTGTGTATTATGGTTCCAGATACTCTGGATGTGTAGTTACATGAATCTTGTTATTTTTGGTGATAAAACTTGCATGTTCCACTGCTTCCAGGATTGTAGAAAAAATAAATCGTTCCATTGGGCAGGACCCGAACTCAAAATCGTTGATTGGAGTTCTTGATATATACGGCTTTGAAAGTTTTAAGCAGAACAGGTAACACTTTGGCAGCTCCCTTTTATAGAAAGCTACTTGCACTTTGATTTAGTTTATTAACAAGTCCTTCAACCCTGGATTATATAGTTTCGAGCAGTTCTGTATTAACTTTACTAATGAAAAGCTGCAGCAACATTTTAATCAGGTTAGTTTTCTTTTGCTCGGGTGTTCTGCATCATTCGTCTGTTACTGCCATTGTTtccttattttaaaatttatttctgCAGCATGTATTTAAGATGGAACAAGAAGAGTACACAAAGGAAGAAATAGATTGGAGTTACATAGAATTTGTTGATAACCAGGATGTCTTGGATCTAATTGAGAAGGTAAAAGGAAGTTACATTGTAACTTTTCTGATGGGTATAATCTGATCATATCTTAAATTtatgttttaataaaagttcgacCGGTGATGATGAAATTTTTGGTGCTATTGCCTGATGATGTGATGTACCTTCTTAGTTACCGCATTTGTATACTTTTGTATGAAACAGAAGCAGCAACAGTTTCATTACTCATTTGATTATCTAGTTTGAACCAATAAGTTTGAATTACATGCAGAAACCTGGAGGAATTATCGCACTTCTTGATGAAGCCTGGTAAGCATTATCATTTTCTGCTTATCTCGTCATTGTGCAATGAATATCCACATCCAGCATTATGGAGATTTTGTGTGAATATTGGTCTTGCTTCTAACTTTATTCGGTGGAATGTGTTTTTTGTGCAATGCAGCATGTTTCCCAAGTCCACTCATGAAACCTTTTCTCAGAAATTGTACCAGACATTTCCAAAAAATAAGCGCTTTATCAAACCTAAGCTGTCCCGAACTAGTTTTACCATATGCCATTATGCTGGGGAGGTAAACGCTTCGGATCTGTTTGATTATGTGCATTACCTTTAAAGTTTTACTGCTGTGCTGCTCAAATATACCTGCTTTCTCCAGGTGAATTATTTGGCTGATCTATTTCTAGACAAAAATAAAGATTATGTGGTTGCAGAACATCAAGATCTCTTAACTGCCTCTAAATGCTCGTTTGTTGCTGGTTTATTTCCACCACTTCCGGTAGAATCATCAAAGTCATCCAAATTCTCTTCAATTGGGTCTCGTTTTAAGGTAATGTTGCCTACTTCTACCCTCATGTTTGATGGAAGGACACATGTTTGTTAGAAACCGGTCACCGGTGTCTTATAAAATAGAGTAACTCCGAGTCTGAGCTCATGCTCATAGCAGGTGTTGACAACTCTTATCATCGTCACTTTGGAATTTTCCCAAATCTCTTAATCCCCTGTCCCCTCTTTATTTGCATTTATATTTTCAAGTGCTTCGGTCACATATTTACACTTTTTCCAACCTTGTACCACATCTCTTTTTGTTCCCCCTCCCTTCCCCTCCCCCCTCTTTATTTGCATTTATGTTTACAAGTGCTTCGGTCTCAGATTTACCCTATTTCTATCCCTGTACTTGCTTGAACATCAATCATTGATCCGCATCATCAATCATAAAGCAACTCTCAGCATTTTTTGATAACCATCACGAATATATGTGCTTCCAGTCACATCATTCTGGTTAAAGTTTGTAGTGAGAGTAAGTGCACATGAAACTGTTATAGGCAAAAACATTGAGAAGTCAAGAAATTATAAATAACAGGCCCTTAATGTGGAAGATATTCTTGGTCCAGGACTATAAGTTTTCAAAGGATTTGATGCCAACTAGATTAGATGATTCTATTTTGAATTCGACTTTATGGTGGGTCTGTTACAAGCTGCTGCTGCTACTCAATAAGTCTGCATGCCCAGTAACCTTCCGTACAATCCATTTTGTTGAATCTCGGGGTACCTATATCATGTTAAAAGTAGAGAGGCTACTTAACTAATTATAGTCTTGTAGAAGATTATGCAACTTATCGAGTTAAAGTAGTACTGCGATGTGCATGATTAAATTTCTGAAGTTCTGAATGGTATATCGACTGTGAAAGCCTGACCTCCTATACATGTTGTCATCCCTAGTTATAAGATGGAACTTGAAAGTAGCTTCTTGTCTGGGACATTCTAGTGTTCTGCTTCTGTATACAATCAAGAACAACATTTTTTGATAAGGCTGGGGTAGGATTGGGTTCTGAACCGTAGAAAATTATAGGGAGGAGTATTACCAATCCCTAGTCTTATCTTTGTCATTTAGTTAAATTTCTGTATGCCATCATCGACTCAATAACTTTGGATACTGGGGACTATTCTGACTACCTAGATGTATGTTTTCTTGAGTGCAGCTTCAATTGCAGTCTTTAATGGAAACCTTGAGTACAACAGAGCCTCATTACATCAGATGTGTGAAACCTAACAATGTACTCAAGCCTGCTATCTTTGAGAACCTCAATGTTATTCAACAATTGCGTTGTGGTGTAAGTACCCGAGCTTAACAATGTACTCAAGCCTGCTATCTTTGAGAACATGCAAACTGCTAAATTTCAAATTTTACTTTTGTGTAGGGAGTGCTGGAGGCAATTAGGATTAGTTGTGCTGGTTATCCTACTAGAAGAACATTTTACGAATTTCTTCTTCGCTTTGGTCTTCTTGCTCCAGAAGTTCTGGAGGGAAAGTAAGTCCTTTTTCACATTGGTTTATCGGAAAAAAGATGAACAGGAATGCATTTGAGTTATTTATATATGACATTTTGTTGCTCTTACATCTTATGATGACCCTTATCTCTGTTCAATTATCCCCTTCTACAAGATCATATCTAATGGATACTTATTGTGTAGCTATGATGATAAAGTTGCATGCCAGATGATTTTGGACAAAATGGGTTTAAAAGGCTATCAGGTTCGGACATTGGTTAACATATATTATTACTGGTCGGCAGTAATAATTACGAGTTTACCATTGAATTAATATTTTTTGGATTATTAATGGTGGTTTAAGAAATAGTGGAGTAATAAGTTGTTCTGAATATTCCACTTGACAGATAGGTAAGACAAAGGTTTTTCTTCGAGCTGGTCAGATGGCAGAGCTGGATGCAAGAAGAACAGAGGTTCTTGGAAATGCAGCTAAAATCATTCAAAGGCAAATTCGGACTTACATTGCCCGAAAGGAGTTTATATCATTACGCAAAGCTGCTGTCCAGTTGCAGTCATGTTGGCGAGGTATCAGATGTAGTTCCTTTAATATTACACTGCAAGTAACGAGAGCTGTCTCACTGATGTCTCATTTCTCATAGAATATTTAAGGTCTTATCCAATTTCAAATTATAATATCTAGAAACAGTTGCGAGCTTTGCTGGCTTGAAGCTATTAGAACATTGAGATTGTCTTTCACGGTGAATCATTTGGGACTCTATTAGCTACGTATGCAATTTAAGCAAATTTAACTAATGACTTTATGTTGAGAAAATGTGTATCAAGCCCATAGTACACAAATGGAATTTCCATACGATGGCCGCATATGCATATATAAAAGCTAAAGTGAATATCCAATATAACACATTAGACCATCAGATTTATTAGGATGGTCACAGAAATAAACAGAGGATAAAGCCAATTAAAATTAGTTATGTTGCCTAAGTTTAATTTATATTCATTCTATCTTGATGCTAAATATAAAAATCTCCAATTTCTCTATGTTTCTCTATCCCTCCTTTCGTTAGGTTTATCGGCTTGCAAGCTATATGAGCAGTTGCGACGCGAAGCAGCAGCTCTACGAATCCAGAAGAATTTCCGAAGTCATGTATCTAGGACATCTTACTTAGCAGTTCAGAAGGCTGCAGTTACGTTGCAGGCAGGTTTAAGGACCATGAAAGCTCGTGATGAATTCAGATACAGAAGGCAAAGCAAAGCGGCAATTGCTATACAGGTTCCGTTCTAAAGCCGTGTTGTGTCTGGTAACTGTGCCAAAGAAAAATGATTAATCCATTAACTATCTGGTTGCATGCAGGCTTATTATCGTTATCATAGAGCATACTCTTACTACAAAAGTCTTCAGAAGGCTGCCATTGTCACTCAGTGTGGCTGGAGGCAAAGGGTTGCTAGGAAAGAGCTGCGATCACTCAAAATGGTTtcatatatatatgcatattcTTTTTCTTTAATCAAAAGTCAAAATCTATGCATAATGGAACTACTTTAAGGTAAAATAATTAGTTAGTAATACATGTATAATTGTTTAGGCTGCAAGAGAAACAGGAGCACTTAAAGAAGCAAAAGATAAGCTAGAAAAGCGCGTGGAGGAACTTACATGGCGATTGCAGCTGGAAAAACGTTTAAGGGTAATTTATTTCACAGTTTAATGTATTTTTCACTTTTAAGTGTAAATGTGCTGCACTTTAACACCATATTTCTAATTGTTGGGTGCAGACTGAGATGGAAGAGACAAAAGCCCAAGAAATTGCAAAATTGCAGGAAGCTTTACGTGCATCGCAAATACAAATGGAAGAAGCCAAGTCTAAAGCAATTCAAGAGCAGGAGGCAGCGCGAAAAGCTATTGAAGAAGCTCTTCCGGTCGTTAAGGAAACGCCTGTTATAGTTCAGGACACAGAAAAACTTAATGCATTAACTGCTGAGGTCGATAGTTTGAAGGTTGGTACTTTTAGTAACTTGGATTGCCTAGTCATTACAAATGGACGAAAGGTCTTGCCAATCACTTCTGCATTATATTATTTTTACAAAGAGATACTGTGGAGTAACCCGAGAATTTTTTGTGTTAGATGGTTGCGGTAGTTATATAGTGCATACCTTTTGAGTTTTTCCTTCCTCTTAAGAGACCACTTTGCAATATCCTTCCCAGGGATATATGGTTGATTCAATGGGGTTTATAGGTACTTGGTACTCTGTGGTAGAGATTAAGCTTGTCGTAGGTATCTGACCTGCTAAAGAACACTTTAGgatcaagaaattcacaaattTTCCAACCTAATGCTTTTAGGTCATGTTTTTGCAGTAACATATATTCCTGAATTTTGTGAAAAATGAGAAGAAAAATTTGTGTGTTTGATAACTTGAACACGTACCCCAACCGTAATTATATTCCAAATTTACAAAGGCTTTGCTTATGTCGGATCTGTGAGAAGTTGGAATCACAAAATACTTGTTTTCCTGTAACCTATTAAAGGATTTTATTACTACTCATCATCTTTACACTTGCAATCTGTTGATAATTATGGTGTGAGCTATAATTTTGGCTTAGTATAAGATATTTAGGCGTTTAATTACCTTGGCTGCTGTCTGCGTTTGTTTTGCTTATCAATcaataattattagccattagAACAAAATCTAATAAATAAGATGGAGTATACTTCTGGGTCCATTAGCTAAATACAAAAATTGTACAGGTTTTACTACTTTCAGAAAGACAATCTGCAGAAGAGGTTAGGAAGGCTCGAACAAACGCCGAAGTTCAAAATGCCGTGCTGGTTCAAAAACTTGAAGATGCAGATCGAAAAGTAGATCAGCTTCAAACTTCTGTACAGAGGTTCGTCTGGATAGAATTATGGATCAGAACTAATTGTTCTGATGTAATATTGGTACCAGCTATATATATTAACTGTGCCATCGACCCATCTAAATAGATTTGGTAGTGATAACCTAATACACTTGTTTTAGAACATGTACAAGTGCATTATTAGTTATTGCTGTGATCTCGCTAGTCACTACTTAGAAAGTAGTAGTTTCCAAAATATTGAAAAACCAGTGGTCAGCTTCATATAATCATATGGTTTATCCCATATATAGTAGTCTTCTACAAATTCATACCTAAGCATCTTTCTTCCATCCTTCTTCAATAGGGTTGGTTGTCTCCACTCACATTTATTAGCACCTCTCCATCTCTCTCTCACACACGCACCCGCTTACACGTGCACACCAACAGATCCATATTTTGTATAACAAGGTTTAGGGGGGAGGTGTGACGAGGTTTTACCCTTACTTTTCTGCACTGACGCACCTCTACCACTAGGCTATTCCTGCACTTTTAGATTTTTGTAAATATCAAATTGAAGTAATAAAATTCTAGTAGTTTTAACATATTCCTCATTAGGATCTCTCATTTTAACTGTTGGAATTTGTTAAAATCTCAAACTATCTCTCTCAGGCTCGAAGAGAAACTTTCAAATTCTGAGTCAGAAAATCAGGTACTCCGTCAACAAGCACTGGCAATGTCACCTACTGGAAAATCAATTTCTGCAAGGCCAAGAACAACAATTATTCAGGTATTAAAGACTATTGAGTAAAGATAAGGCCTTCATGACCAATTAAATTGCTTCTAAGTGTTTCCTTGTAAACATTACAGAGAAATCAACAGAATGGGAATGTTACTAACGGAGAAACGAAGCTTTCACTAGTAAGAATTCGCTATTACACTTGCTGTAATGGGGATTACATTATagtttaatgaattttgtgttATGATCTGTTTAGAATCCGCTTGAGATGACTCCAGCAAAATCAAATTCTCGTGAGCCTGAACTCGAGGAAACACCACAGAAATCTCTCAATGAAAAGCAGCAGGTAACTGTTAAATATTTGGAATCCATACATCATTTATATGATTGCTAATTGCTAATCGCTACTAAGTTAACAACCATTTTAGTATTTTAAAAGTAAGCTTTTATTTACTATTTAACATTGTTTTCTGCTATCTCCAAATTTTTATCAGGAGAACCAGGATATGCTGATCAAGTGCATTTCTCAAGACATAGGATTTTCTGGAGGCAAGCCAATCGCTGCATGTGTTATTTACAAATGCCTTCTTCACTGGAGGTCTTTTGAGGTTGAAAGAACTAGTGTATTTGATCGCATCATCCAGACAATAGCCTCATCCATAGAGGTAGtaaataatatttcaaatatGTTCTCATTTGGCTGACCCTAAAAGAAGTTTCCTATTATCATTTTCTTGGAAAATTTAACTGATAACTTATAGCTCATTGGTTGATAAGAATAATTTAATGTCAAGTAGTATACTTTACATATGGATGATGATTATCAAATGCCAACTTTTAGAAAGTGCGCATACCCCTACTTAACTTAGAAGCTAATAACAAATAAGTTTTTCTGACTTATTTTCCAAACATAACAAGGTTCAGTGACTTTGGACTTATCAGTGATTGGCACACCTAAAGGCCCACTTAAAGGCCTAAACAAACACGCGAGACAGACAAGTTGGTACCTGTTCTAGGGTTTTTGGCTTAATTATGTTCTTTAGAAATCTTATAACTACATGCctacatatatatatgtgtgtagaCATATGCATATGTATATGACTGTGTGAACTGCTTTTTGAAGGTCCCGGACAATAATGATGTTCTGGCATACTGGTTATGTAATACATCGACATTGTTGACACTGCTACAACACACGCTCAAAGCAAGTGGAGCAGCCAGCTTGACTCCACAACGGCGGAGATCTTCCTCGGCTTCTCTTTTCGGAAGAATGTCCCAGGTATGAGTCACTAATCTTTTGTATGTTGTTTTTTAAATTTACCTCGATTCTTATTCACCTTTTTTTCTGCATCCAAAATGTATTTGTAATTTAGGGGCTGCGAGGTTCACCGCAGAGTGCTGGACTCCCATTTCTCAATGGTCGAGTGCTTGGTAGACTGGACGATTTACGTCAAGTAGAGGCGAAATATCCAGCTTTACTGTTCAAGCAACAACTTACTGCCTTCCTCGAGAAAATATATGGAATGATAAGAGACAATCTAAAGAAAGAGATTTCTCCGCTGCTTGGATTATGTATACAGGTACGCTGTCCATTCTTCATAAATGCCCATTCCAGTAGTTATCGGTCCTCTAAATGAAGTAACATAGAAAAATTGAAAGACACCGCTATcttttttcttaaaaattgagGTATTTGAGAGTAGCTCTCTAGATATTTACTTCACTGTAATGGTTTTGCAACCTTTTTACTAAGCTTGCAATTTCCATCCCGGATGTATTGATTATCAGTTTATCACATGCATATAAGCAAGAGTGCGATATATATTCAGTCTTCAGTTTCACTTTTTCATGATAAAATTAAGCTTTACTCGTTCCTGTATGTAAAAGTAGAAGTTCAACTCTTATCAATTCTTTTGGTTCGATTAATGGTTGGCCTTTcttaatttttcttttcatttttttaaagTTTTGGCTGAAGTCCTTAAGTCAGTGAAACCGGTTCATGTTTGTGCGCTATAAAAATCATGTAATTGTGGTTCTTTCATAGATGAATCATGATATCTGTATTTTGCACGGGAATTTTACTGTAAGATTTAAAGCATGTGCTTTTAACAGAGAACACCACATTTGCTTAAAGGGTGAACAAGGAAGCATAACTCACGTTCAAACCCCGATGCCCCAATAAATCAATTTTCATATTTTAgttctttgtcctttcatttcAGGCACCGAGGACCTCCCGTGGAAGCTTGGTGAAAGGTCGTGCATCAGCTAATGCAGTTGCCCAACAAGCTCTTATTGCTCACTGGCAGAGCATTGTTAAAAGTCTAAATAATTATTTGCAGACAATGAAAGCAAACTATGTATGTTCTTCAGTTAATTATTTTCTAACTCTTCATGGTACGTGTTATGTATTCTTATCATTTTGATTCATTACAGGTTCCCCCCTTCTTGGTTCGCAAAGTGTTCACtcaaatattttcatttattaaTGTTCAGCTATTCAACAGGTATCAGTTAAAACATGGTACTTTCATTTATTAAATTAGGGACAGCGGTGTAGTTCATGTGTTTTAATAACCTGTCAGCTTAAGTTTCAATTATCTCTGAAAATCAAACCTTTTTTTGGCAGTCTCCTTCTGCGACGTGAATGTTGCTCATTCAGTAACGGGGAATATGTTAAATCAGGCCTGGCGGAGTTAGAACAATGGTGTTGCTATGCCAATGAGGATGTAAGAATTGTCTACAACTAGAATACTGCCTTCAGTCATTTTACGTCTCTTGTAAACATCTCTTGATTTTCAGTATGCAGGCACAGCTTGGGATGAATTGAAACATATAAGACAAGCAGTTGGTTTCCTTGTAAGATCAAATTTATTCTTCTTGCTAATAATACTGACCTGATTTTATCTTATCCATATCTCAATTTCCCCATCAATGTAGGTCATACATCAAAAGCCTAAGAAGACCTTAAATGAGATAACAAATGAACTGTGTCCTGTAAGTGATTTGCTTGCACAATTTATTTGTTATCGGACCTTTTAACTAATACTTAAATTCTTTATTGAATTCTTCCTCTGTTTGCATGTTACTGGTTCAGGTACTAAGCATACAGCAGTTGTACCGAATTAGTACGATGTATTGGGACGACAAATATGGCACCCATAGTGTCTCTTCCGATGTAAGTTGATTTTTAATAGCATTGGTTCCTGGGAATTTGTTGGGCTGTAGCTCATTTTAGTGTAGCCAACTTCGTTTACCTCTATCCATGTGTTCTGTTTTTTCGTGTAATGAGGTAAATTCTTGCCCTGTAGTAAACTCTAGTTTACTTGATAAATGTAGGTTATTTCAAATATGAGAGTTCTGATGACAGAAGACTCGAACAATGCAGTCAGTAGTTCGTTTTTGTTAGATGATGACTCCAGGTAATATTTCAAGTACAGTTGATGTATTATAGCCTTGGACTGTTCCAGTTGGATGGGAACTTTTATCTTTCTAATACTCTCCAACTTCCGGTGTTCTCTAATACTGCAGCATTCCCTTCTCTGTCGATGACATATCCAAGTCGATGCAACAAGTAGATCTAGCAGATATTGAACCTCCACCATTGATCCGTGAAAATTCTGGATTTGTCTTCTTGCATCAACGCTCTGAATGATGATCAAAACATTCCATACTCTGAATCTCTTTAGAGACTCGGCTGTGGAGAATCTGCACATATCTATGTGCAAAAATTTGTGCATATAGATTTATAGTCCTTTTCATTTGTATTATACATCTTTCTTTCTTCCCTGACTATATGCCTTTTGTCCAGTGTCAGGGATTCTATTCATTTTTTGCACCCCTTCATGTGGGTACACGAGGGTGGTATTAATTAGAAGGCCATGTGGCTATCAGCGTGATGATTTCCTAGTATAGAAACATGCATAAGTTTTCAGGAAGTTCTGTGAACAGTTGCATATGGTTTTATTTTCGCTACGGGCTATGGGGCCCTATTGTTTGTTCTTTTTATATGTAATTTGTGATTGGGGCTTGTAAATTGAATGCCAGTTATATCTATAGTTCTATATATGTATTTTGGGATTGAATTAGAATGAAAAGCGGTACACTGTAAAGTGTCTGTGATACTCTCTATAAGCTTTGACTTGAAATGCTTAGGAAAAAGCATACCGTTATAGTAATGAGAGTTTTTGTTTGCTGAAACTTTCAGCCATCTGTTAAGAACGGGAGATATTATGTTAGATATTTTAGTGTAATTGAATTAACTAGTTGACTAATGTGATTGTAATATTTCATCAAACAAGTCAGGAGAGTGTGGAGTGCATGCGTGTTTgagtttattatgatttttgGTATTGACGGGGGTTCGTGTTATGTGAAAAGACATGTATTTTAGGCACAACTGCATACCTCAAAGGATGTGTCTTAGAacatgtcttttggacatgtTTGTGTCTTAGGACATGTGTTTTGGACATATATGgatgtgtcttaggacatgtcttttggacatgtaTGGACGTGTCTTAGCACATGTCTTCTGGATACCTATATAATACTTGCAACAAATTTGATCATTAAGATAGAAAAAATAAAAGGTTGGTTGAATTCACACAAAATACATCATTCTTTGTTCTTATATTCTGATTTTATCCGGTTGAAAAGTTTGGATAACCACCAAATTATTTCAATCTGAAATTGTTTGTCAAGACTTCAGAATAATCCAAATTATCCTCCATTTTTATACAACAAAGATTGAAACAAATTTGTTTTTTGAAGATGGCGAATAACGAATCTGTAAAAGACATGACTAGTAAGTTTGCAAAACTAGACAAGTTTGAGGGATATGACTTTAGAAGATGGTAAAAGAATATGCATTTCTTGTTAACCACATTAAAAGTTGTGTACATTTTGAGTACTCTAATGCCAGAAATGATTGAAGAGGAAACTGTAGAATAGACTAGAAGACGCTGCAAATGGGAGAATGATGACTACATCTATCGGGGTCACATCTTGAACGCATTAGGAAACAGATGGATCTTCAAAAGAAAAATGAAAGTGGACGGTACCATAGAAAAAtttaaagctagattggttataCAAGGTTTTAGACAAAAAGAAGGTATTGATTACTTTGATACTTATGCTCCTGTTGCTAGGATTTCTACTATCAGGTTGTTGATAGCACTTGCATCTATACACAAACTTGTAattcatcagatggatgtaaaaaCTGTATTCTTGAATGGTGAATTAGATGAGGAGATTTATATGAAACAACCAGAAGGGTTTGTTATGCCTGGTAGTGAGCACAATGTGTGTAAATTGAAGAAATCTTTGTATGGTCTTAAACAAGCACCAAAAGATTGGCATCAAAAATTTGATAGTGTGATTTTGTCTAATGGTTTTCTTCTTAACCAAGCAGACAAATGTGTATATAGCAAGTTTGATGCTTCTAGTAAAGGAGTTATAATTTGCTTATACGTagatgatatgttgatttttggtaCTGACCAAAATCAAGTGGATAAAACCAAGAAATGTTTGTCATCTAATTTTGACATGAAAGACTTGGGAGAGGCTGAGGTGATTCTTGGTATAAAGATCAAGCATACGGAAAATAGTATTTCAATTTCTCAATCTCATTATATTGAGAAGATTCTGAaaagatttaactttaataattGTTCTCCAGTTAGCACTCCTATTGATCCTAGTCTTAAGCTAGTATCTAGTAAAGGAGTTGTAGTATCTCAACTTGAATTCTCAAGAGCGATTGGTAGCCTCATGTATGCCATGATAAGCACTAGGCCAAATATAGCCTATATTGTTGGTAAGCTTAGTAGGTTTACTAGCAAACTAAGTTCACATCATTGGCAAGCTTTAAGCCGAGTGTTCAAGTACTTAAAAGGAACTACGGATTATGATTTGACTTATACTGGATTTCCTTCGATTCTTGAAGGTCATTCGGATGCAAGTTGAATTTGTGATAAAGAAGATCATTCTTCCACGAGTGGTTAGGTATTCCTTCTTGGGGGAGGTGCTATTTCTTGGGCATAAAAAAAACAGAGTTGCATTAATAACTCAACAATGGAATCTGAGTTTGTAGCATTATCAGCTGCTGATAGAGAAGCTGAATGGCTAAGAAATCTGATTTATGAAATTCCATTGTGGCCTAAACCGATATCTCCCATATCTATCAGATGTGATAGTGAGTTTGCCTTGGCTAATGCTTATAGAGAAGTGTACAAAGGTAAGTCTAGACACTTAGGTGTTAGACACAGTATGATTCGAGAGTTTATCATGCATGGTGTTATATCAGTGGAGTTTATAAGAACTCAACATAATTTAGTCGATCATTTGACCAAAGGGTTGAGAAGAGATCTTGTGTACAAATCGGCTGTAGGGGTGGGATTAAAGTCCATCTAAAATTTCTCATGTTGAGATACCCAATTCCCATATAATATGACATTAGATGTTGAATTTAATGCGAAAAGCTTAACATCTAGAGATTGGAACACATTAATAGTATCATCCCAAGGTATGTGTTCAGACCTGCAAGTTGAAGAGGTTGAAGTTTATCttcttaataatttttttgaaaaattgcaTATGCAGGTGCATGAATAAAAGAGTTACCTATGTGAGCATGAAGTTTAGCCGTTTCAAGAAGTTAGGACTTGACTTTATTATGCTTATGAAGGATTAGGACACAAGGCTAGTAAAAGATAGTGTCAAATGAGAACATTCGAGAATGTAAATTTATGTGTATATTATCTTCATGTATTCATTATGAATAACAGAGGTTCAATCAGTTGTGATACCTGGATATTCGAATATCCGGAATGTGTAATATACTAATATGAAATTCAATCGTCATGATATTTTATTTATGCATAAATTTGTTGTTTGTTGTGTTTTTGTTTAGTTAATCATGGATTACGCTAAAATGGGGGAGAATTGTTAGATATTTTAGTGTAATTGGATTAACAGTTGACTAATGTGATTGTAATATTTCATCAAACAAGTCGGGAGAGTGCTTGTTTGAGTTTATTATGATTTTCGGTATTGACGGGGGTTCGTGTTATGTGAAAAGACATGTCTTTTAGACACAACCGCATATCTCAAATgatgtgtcttaggacatgtcttttggacatgtTTGTGTCTTAGGACATATGTTTTGGACATGTATGGAT from Apium graveolens cultivar Ventura chromosome 5, ASM990537v1, whole genome shotgun sequence includes the following:
- the LOC141724562 gene encoding myosin-17-like translates to MAAPVNIIVGSHVWVDDPKLAWLDGEVIKINGQEVHVRTSHGKTVVTNFSKVFPEDTEAPPGGVDDMTKLSYLHEPGVLQNLAARYELNEIYTYTGNILIAINPFQRLPHLYDTHMMDQYKGAAFGELSPHVFAVADVAYRAMINEGKSNSILVSGESGAGKTETTKMLMRYLAHLGGRSGVEGRTVEQQVLESNPVLEAFGNAKTVRNNNSSRFGKFVEIQFDKSGRISGAAIRTYLLERSRVCQISNPERNYHCFYLLCAAPPEDREKYKLENPRSYHYLNQSDYYELDGVNDAHEYLATRRAMDIVGISEEEQEAIFRVVAAVLHLGNVEFAKGQEIDSSVLKDEKSRFHLNVTAELLMCDAKSLEDALIQRVMVTPEEVITRTLDPESALGSRDALAKTVYSRLFDWIVEKINRSIGQDPNSKSLIGVLDIYGFESFKQNSFEQFCINFTNEKLQQHFNQHVFKMEQEEYTKEEIDWSYIEFVDNQDVLDLIEKKPGGIIALLDEACMFPKSTHETFSQKLYQTFPKNKRFIKPKLSRTSFTICHYAGEVNYLADLFLDKNKDYVVAEHQDLLTASKCSFVAGLFPPLPVESSKSSKFSSIGSRFKLQLQSLMETLSTTEPHYIRCVKPNNVLKPAIFENLNVIQQLRCGGVLEAIRISCAGYPTRRTFYEFLLRFGLLAPEVLEGNYDDKVACQMILDKMGLKGYQIGKTKVFLRAGQMAELDARRTEVLGNAAKIIQRQIRTYIARKEFISLRKAAVQLQSCWRGLSACKLYEQLRREAAALRIQKNFRSHVSRTSYLAVQKAAVTLQAGLRTMKARDEFRYRRQSKAAIAIQAYYRYHRAYSYYKSLQKAAIVTQCGWRQRVARKELRSLKMAARETGALKEAKDKLEKRVEELTWRLQLEKRLRTEMEETKAQEIAKLQEALRASQIQMEEAKSKAIQEQEAARKAIEEALPVVKETPVIVQDTEKLNALTAEVDSLKVLLLSERQSAEEVRKARTNAEVQNAVLVQKLEDADRKVDQLQTSVQRLEEKLSNSESENQVLRQQALAMSPTGKSISARPRTTIIQRNQQNGNVTNGETKLSLNPLEMTPAKSNSREPELEETPQKSLNEKQQENQDMLIKCISQDIGFSGGKPIAACVIYKCLLHWRSFEVERTSVFDRIIQTIASSIEVPDNNDVLAYWLCNTSTLLTLLQHTLKASGAASLTPQRRRSSSASLFGRMSQGLRGSPQSAGLPFLNGRVLGRLDDLRQVEAKYPALLFKQQLTAFLEKIYGMIRDNLKKEISPLLGLCIQAPRTSRGSLVKGRASANAVAQQALIAHWQSIVKSLNNYLQTMKANYVPPFLVRKVFTQIFSFINVQLFNSLLLRRECCSFSNGEYVKSGLAELEQWCCYANEDYAGTAWDELKHIRQAVGFLVIHQKPKKTLNEITNELCPVLSIQQLYRISTMYWDDKYGTHSVSSDVISNMRVLMTEDSNNAVSSSFLLDDDSSIPFSVDDISKSMQQVDLADIEPPPLIRENSGFVFLHQRSE